The DNA window CAAGGCCTTCTGCTGCGCGCCCTGCTTCTGGTTGCCGCGGTTGAAGGTGTTGGCGATGAGTTCGGGGTGGGCGGCGAACATCTTGGAGTAGAACGTCTTCGTGATCGTCTCGATGTTTTCGCCCACCGGCGGAAGCGTTGCCTTGATGATTTCGGCGTGCTTGTCGCTTAAGTAGTTGAGTTTCGGGTTCGGCTTTTCTGCGAGGTACATCGGCATCCTTTCTCGTCGTGATCGGAATAATGCCGATTATAACCGTAGGTATTAATCTTCGAGGTCGGCGTTCAGGCGTGCCTCGTCGTCGCGGCGCTTGTGGCGCTGGAAGCGTGGGGCAAAGTACGCGGCGGCACCACCGCCGACGACCGCGCCGATGACCATGCCGATCGTGCCGCCCGGGTCACCGTCGAAGTCGTTAAAAGCGATGCCGGCGAAGGTGATCGCGAGGAAGACGAACATGGGGATGTTGGCCACGGTGAAGACTTTGTAAGGGCGCGGGCGCGGGGCGTAGTTCTGCATCCACAGCGCGCCGGCGGCCTGCGCGAGTGGGCCGGGCAACAGCGCGAGCAGCGAGTAGGTGGCTGCGCCCTCGGGCAGGACCCAGGCGAGGACCGCCATGATGAACGTGGTGGTGTACATCAGCGTCTCCGAGGTCACGGTGCTGGACTGATGCAAGATCTGCTGCTGGTATTCGTCGTCGGTGCCCTGGTTTGCCAGGGCGATCTTTTTGTCGCCGTACTGCTTCAACATGGGGTTATCCTTCCTGTTCGTCGCCGAAGAGGGCTTCGACGGTTTTGCCGAGGGTGTGTGCGATGTCGAGTGCGAGGTGGACGGAGGGGGAGTAGTTGCCTTTTTCAATGTTGGCGATGGTCTGGCGGGACACTCCCACCTGTGTGGCGAGCTCGGCTTGGGAGAGTTCCTGCCACCGCCGCCATTTGCGGACCATGTTTTCGTGTG is part of the Corynebacterium imitans genome and encodes:
- a CDS encoding helix-turn-helix transcriptional regulator, with product MPDTHENMVRKWRRWQELSQAELATQVGVSRQTIANIEKGNYSPSVHLALDIAHTLGKTVEALFGDEQEG